From the genome of Virgibacillus proomii, one region includes:
- a CDS encoding putative phage tail protein, with protein sequence MILYRLPKIYHQIKEFVELMNAEQQAFEKLEAAFNKVLDNQYVATSDVSSVKRLEAILNIQADPTKESLSFRRKRILNRYLIKPPFTVRYLQQRLDFLVGQGRTFVELEPLEFIIRVKTNVDNAILFKELERTVRTTIPANLIYQQQTTVHDKIQLKERIVRKEVTWNYKLDCTWKLGEKPFASYGQGVDVR encoded by the coding sequence ATGATACTTTATAGACTGCCTAAAATCTACCATCAAATTAAGGAGTTTGTAGAATTGATGAATGCTGAGCAGCAGGCATTTGAGAAACTAGAAGCTGCGTTTAATAAGGTGTTAGATAATCAATATGTGGCTACAAGTGATGTTTCGTCTGTAAAGCGGCTTGAGGCTATTCTAAATATCCAAGCAGATCCAACAAAGGAGAGTCTTAGTTTCCGTAGAAAAAGGATATTAAATCGTTATCTTATAAAACCACCATTTACCGTACGTTACCTTCAGCAAAGACTTGATTTTTTGGTAGGTCAAGGAAGAACATTCGTTGAATTAGAGCCGCTAGAGTTTATTATTCGTGTAAAGACGAATGTTGATAATGCTATCCTTTTTAAAGAATTAGAGAGGACAGTAAGGACAACTATTCCAGCAAATTTGATCTATCAGCAACAAACTACTGTACATGACAAGATTCAGTTAAAAGAGCGCATTGTAAGAAAAGAGGTTACTTGGAATTATAAACTTGACTGTACATGGAAACTCGGTGAAAAACCTTTTGCGTCTTACGGTCAGGGGGTTGATGTTAGATGA
- a CDS encoding pyocin knob domain-containing protein, whose amino-acid sequence MAKTDWHIDSDPVKPEDMNQIGQEINENRQDIEKHSSDKNNPHGVTKAQIGLGNVDNVKQMPLRETRVSDINLDDYKSPGIYAIGERNENSPSNFSTLIVFTSYTDRITQMLTSANNSKIYFRFLRTNAWSKWIEMENVEGAQEKANKAKQDAINWAKSFGFGAELVEANADSVSESGLYALTGNTPDGNTSYGVHLQRTNTHAAQIVVRPTNKIYFRSKNNGKWNEWLVISTTNDLEKLAALVSKHTSDKSNPHGVTKAQVGLSNVDNVQQATKSEFKTHVADTVR is encoded by the coding sequence ATGGCGAAAACTGATTGGCATATTGATAGTGATCCTGTCAAGCCGGAGGACATGAACCAAATCGGGCAGGAAATTAACGAAAACAGGCAGGATATAGAAAAACATTCATCCGATAAAAATAACCCGCATGGTGTTACAAAAGCACAGATAGGATTGGGTAATGTTGATAATGTGAAACAAATGCCATTAAGAGAAACTAGGGTTAGTGATATAAATTTAGATGATTATAAAAGTCCAGGAATATATGCTATTGGTGAGCGTAATGAAAATTCCCCCAGTAACTTTAGTACCTTAATTGTTTTTACTTCTTATACCGATAGGATAACTCAAATGCTTACATCAGCAAACAATAGTAAAATATATTTTAGGTTTTTGAGAACTAATGCTTGGTCTAAATGGATAGAAATGGAAAATGTTGAAGGTGCACAAGAAAAAGCAAACAAAGCGAAACAAGATGCAATTAATTGGGCAAAAAGTTTTGGCTTTGGAGCAGAATTAGTTGAGGCAAATGCTGATTCTGTATCTGAAAGTGGCTTATATGCATTAACAGGAAATACACCTGATGGAAATACCTCTTATGGAGTTCATTTACAAAGAACTAATACTCATGCTGCTCAAATTGTAGTAAGACCAACAAATAAAATATATTTTAGGTCTAAAAATAATGGTAAATGGAATGAATGGTTAGTTATTTCAACAACAAACGATTTAGAGAAATTAGCAGCTCTAGTATCTAAGCATACTAGTGACAAAAGCAATCCTCATGGGGTTACAAAAGCACAAGTAGGTTTAAGTAATGTAGACAATGTCCAGCAAGCTACCAAATCGGAATTTAAAACACATGTGGCTGATACCGTCCGCTAA
- a CDS encoding TNT domain-containing protein yields MKRDLQINYGVLDDIIAELHSYKNALVKMNDSLDKVSTFIQTNKGKSVEAWDQNIDTSKDKIEKYETQINDLLSLFENYLRDTTVYISPISRNQMMRVDRNDIWANLKQIDKGMERNVLKALNRSYQTPSSFSSLFEDPTDAEKEASESNRRNMERIQESIRSTRTKLQNNMDDLWELYNTKIKRFENVDDAYNDLAGNVKKKYTNFFEGVQDIVDSINNGVDNLVKGLAHSIAGLVEGLVTVAMDVGVVGISGAIPDSIEPAWLKEKADQTVDNYTQAMIQLLQDPIGVVESAAQSFTDTVEQEGVMYVTGAALPSLIPSAWAVKGVKGVSKLGSGGKSPKLTGGKPYSKRYFQEKVNAGKAALSKVKMPVFYREQLSTGYSTIPMIGVGSKPLGEIHPQMYTVTEGRIEGSKRASDIKKHMDDVLKRSTCSPKELHNYLNNIDSKLAEEFTNTGKWPKDIQIPKDSSVLTADGNIDWSQVPNGGYVLDEAGNAIKEAYIPKVGEIIDRYGANNGRYTSPVKDGIPYSYDQRSLPYVEDSSKYHQYKVVGDFNKISNYIDDASPELKKAVEGYMKKYNLKMDDLTTQAGKIAPGFGSKGYGVQYELPMPVSLLEDLKILLEVK; encoded by the coding sequence GTGAAGCGGGACTTACAAATCAATTATGGGGTTTTGGATGATATTATAGCGGAGCTTCATTCGTATAAGAATGCTTTGGTAAAAATGAATGATTCCTTAGATAAAGTTTCTACATTTATTCAAACCAACAAGGGAAAAAGTGTTGAGGCATGGGATCAAAATATTGATACATCGAAGGATAAAATCGAAAAATACGAAACACAAATTAATGACTTGTTGTCTTTATTTGAAAACTATTTACGAGACACGACGGTTTACATATCTCCTATTTCCAGAAACCAGATGATGCGGGTAGATCGAAATGATATATGGGCGAATCTCAAGCAAATAGACAAGGGTATGGAAAGAAACGTGCTTAAGGCATTGAACCGAAGTTATCAGACACCTTCCTCTTTTTCGAGCTTGTTTGAGGATCCAACCGATGCGGAAAAAGAAGCAAGCGAGAGTAATAGAAGGAATATGGAACGCATTCAGGAAAGCATTCGATCAACAAGAACAAAACTTCAAAACAACATGGATGACTTGTGGGAGCTGTATAACACAAAGATAAAACGGTTTGAAAATGTTGATGACGCTTATAATGATTTAGCTGGAAATGTAAAGAAAAAATATACGAACTTCTTTGAGGGAGTACAGGATATTGTCGATAGTATAAACAACGGTGTGGATAATCTCGTAAAAGGGTTGGCACATAGCATAGCTGGGTTAGTTGAAGGGTTAGTAACGGTTGCGATGGATGTAGGTGTTGTTGGAATATCAGGTGCTATTCCTGATTCCATTGAACCAGCTTGGTTAAAGGAAAAAGCAGATCAAACGGTTGATAATTACACGCAAGCTATGATACAACTTTTACAAGATCCTATAGGTGTAGTGGAATCTGCTGCCCAGTCTTTCACCGACACTGTAGAACAAGAGGGAGTTATGTATGTAACGGGTGCTGCCTTGCCTTCTTTGATTCCAAGCGCTTGGGCTGTCAAGGGAGTAAAAGGGGTTTCCAAATTAGGAAGTGGAGGAAAATCGCCAAAGCTGACTGGTGGGAAACCTTACAGTAAAAGGTACTTTCAAGAGAAGGTAAATGCAGGTAAAGCAGCACTATCTAAGGTGAAAATGCCTGTGTTCTATCGAGAGCAACTTTCGACAGGCTATTCTACAATTCCGATGATTGGAGTTGGCTCAAAGCCTCTTGGTGAAATTCACCCGCAAATGTATACGGTAACTGAGGGTAGGATTGAAGGTAGTAAGAGAGCTAGTGATATTAAGAAGCATATGGATGACGTTTTAAAAAGATCAACATGTTCTCCAAAGGAATTACACAACTACTTGAATAATATCGATAGTAAATTAGCTGAGGAATTTACCAATACTGGAAAATGGCCAAAAGATATACAAATACCTAAAGACTCTAGCGTATTAACAGCAGATGGAAACATAGACTGGTCACAGGTTCCAAATGGAGGGTATGTGTTGGATGAAGCAGGAAATGCAATCAAAGAGGCATATATACCGAAAGTAGGGGAAATCATTGATAGATATGGAGCAAATAATGGCAGATACACTTCGCCTGTGAAAGATGGTATACCTTATAGTTACGATCAGAGGTCACTACCGTATGTCGAAGACTCCTCAAAATACCATCAGTATAAAGTTGTTGGAGATTTTAACAAGATAAGTAATTATATTGATGATGCTTCTCCCGAATTAAAAAAGGCTGTAGAAGGCTATATGAAAAAATACAACCTAAAAATGGATGATTTAACTACACAAGCTGGAAAAATTGCCCCTGGATTTGGGTCAAAAGGGTATGGCGTACAGTATGAACTTCCTATGCCAGTAAGTTTATTAGAAGATTTAAAGATACTTTTGGAGGTAAAATAG
- a CDS encoding Imm59 family immunity protein gives MNLEEAKKIIENEKLENYVMFSDGLNKPNKVVIQEAKNNWKVFTNDERAVVTAEKCYSSLSEALDDFIERLRGDKAYRDYLSR, from the coding sequence ATGAATCTTGAAGAAGCAAAAAAAATTATTGAAAATGAAAAATTGGAGAATTATGTGATGTTTTCTGATGGTTTGAATAAGCCAAACAAGGTCGTTATTCAAGAAGCAAAAAACAATTGGAAGGTTTTTACGAATGATGAAAGAGCTGTCGTAACAGCAGAAAAATGTTATTCATCTTTGTCTGAAGCATTAGACGACTTCATTGAGAGATTAAGAGGAGACAAAGCATATAGGGATTATTTAAGCAGATAA